Part of the Candidatus Paceibacterota bacterium genome is shown below.
CGCCTTGGAAATGGCAACCGGGATGGACATATGTGATGAAAGATTTAAATTAGTTTTATGCTGACCGAAAAAGAAATCGATGTATTGGCAAAAAAGCTTTGGGATTACCATTTTTTAAACCAGCCTCTTCATAAGGCCGATGCGATTTTTTGCTTGAGCAGTAATGATTTGCGTCTTGCCGAGTGGTCAGCAAAGCTTTTTTTGGATGGATATGCTCCGCTTATCATTTTCTCCGGAGGAATTTCCCATATCGGCGATCTTTTGGAAGCGAAATGGAAGTGTACTGACGCAGAGATTTTTGGCGAAACAGCTGTGAAACTGGGTGTTCCGAGAGACAAAATACTTCTTGAACCGGAAGCCACAAATACTGGAGAAAACATCCTATTTACAAAAAAACTTCTGGAGGAAAAAGGAATTCATCCTGGGGATTTTATTCTTGTCCAAAAGCCTCATATGCAAAGACGAGTGTATGCGACTTTTAAAAAACTTTGGCCGGAAAAGGATTTTGTCATTAGCTCTCCCTCATTTTCTTTCAAGAAATTTCCCAATAAAGATATCTCCAAAGAAGATACTATTCACCTTATGGTGGGAGATTTAGAGCGCATCAAAGAATACCCGAAAAAAGGATTTGCGATAGAACAGGAGATACCCAAAGATGTATGGGGCGCCTATGAAGCATTAATAAAAGCTGGATATACAAAACATCTCATAAAATCCTAATGGAGATATCCGCAATTTATAAAAAATATAAAATAATACCGTTTCTCCAGATTCATATGTATCGGGTTGCGGGTGTGGCTTTGTATATCTGTCAAAATTTGAAAGAAAAAATTCCGACTGGAAATGTTATCTCCGCGTGTCTCCTCCACGATATGGGAAATATTTTGAAGTTTGATTTTACGATTTTCCCCGAAGTGTTTGAGCCGGAGGGGATTTCGTATTGGCAGAAAGTGAAAACAGAATTTTCACAAAAATATGGTGAAGATGAACATACTGCCACGCTTGCCATTGCAAAAGAGATTGGGGTCAGCCAGAAAACCTATGAGTATCTTCTGTCAATTGGATTTTCTAAGATTGCTCAAACCTTCGCTTCATCTGATTTGGGAAAGTATATCCCAACCTATGCCGATATGCGGGTCTCTCCGCACGGCGTAGTTTCTATCGAAGAGCGTCTTGCCGAAGGCCACAAGCGATATGCAAATAGCAAACGCCCGTTTGTCGGGAAGGAGTTCTTCGAGGAAAATAAAGCTCGTCTGTATGAGATGGAAAAAGATATTTTTTCAAAGACGACCATTGCGCCCGAATCAATTACGCCTGAAGCCATATATCCGCTTTTGGGTGATCTGAAGAATTTTAATATCGTGTAGTTTGTCCCCTAGGGTTAATTTTGCTATCCTGTAGCTATGCATTCATCACAAAAAACAACAGTCATTGTCATTATCGCGATGGTTATTATCGTCGCCGGCCTTATCGGAGTTTCCGTTTACTATTCAAAACAGCCGGGGCAACATGACGCGTTTGCGCAATGTCTTACTCAAAAAGGCGCGACTTTCTACGGAGCATTCTGGTGCCCTCATTGCCAAGCAACGAAAGCTCTTATTGGTAAGAGTATGAAATATGTCAATTATGTGGAGTGCTCGACTCCGGATGGAAATGCTCAAACACAAATTTGCATAGACAAAAAAATAGAGACGTATCCAACGTGGGAATTTGCTGACGGGACAAGACAGACAGGGGAACTCACCCTTCAGGAGCTTTCAGATAAAACAAGCTGTCCGCTTAATTAATTGTTATGACCTTCTCCGATTTTTTGACATTCGTCTTTTCGGTTCTGACCATTGTTGGAATTGCGCTTGTCATTGTCCTTCTCATCTTTCTTTTTGCGAAGAAAACTCGGGGGACTAAAATGTTCGCCCATCTTGACCGCTACGCTCATCATCACGTTTTCGGAGTGGTGTTTTTGGCGGTCTTCGGAAGCCTTCTCTATTCAAATGTTATCGGTTTCGATCCTTGCACGCTCTGTTGGATCCAGCGCATCTTTATGTACCCGATGCTTGTGCTTCTCATCATCGCATTCGTAAGAGACGAGACAAAACTGATGCGCCCATACCTTCTCTGGCTTTCTGGACTCGGTGGGGCGGTCGCCATCTACCAATATCTATTACAATTTGGAATTGTTCCGAGCGTTGTCTGTAGCGCCACGGCAGTTTCCTGCGCGAAACTGTACGTCCTCGGTTTTGGCTTTGTGACGATTCCGCTTATGTCGCTTACGGTGTTTGCCCTCATTTTTCTCGCTCTCCTGTTACAGAAGAAGTAATACATTCCAATGCGCGCGCTTTTGCAAGAAAGAAAGTTTCTCCTTCTTATGCCTTTTCTTGTGTCGGCGCTCCTTTTTATCGCGGGAGGATTTTATATATACGGAAATCTTTCCGTTGCCCGTGCCATTCTGGGGGCGATGCTTTTGATCTTCTCGATACCTCTTTGGATCGATATTGTTTCGGACTTATTCAAAAAGAAATGGGGAGTTGACCTTATCGCCGGGGTCGCGCTTCTCTCCTCGCTTCTTTTCGGCGAGTATTTGGCTGGTTCCGTGATTCTCCTTATGCTCTCCGGAGGAGAAGCGCTTGAGTTTTACGCGATGCGAAGAGCCCGCAAGGAGCTTTCCGGATTGCTGTCCAGAATGCCACAGGTGGTGCACCGCGAGGAAGGGGCGGTCTTGAAAGATGTTCCAATCGAGTCGGTTGTTGTCGGCGACGTGGTAATTGTAAAGACGAAAGAAATTATTCCTATTGACGGCTCTGTCCTTGAGGGAATTTCTTCGGTAGATGAGTCCGCTCTGACT
Proteins encoded:
- a CDS encoding YdcF family protein, with product MLTEKEIDVLAKKLWDYHFLNQPLHKADAIFCLSSNDLRLAEWSAKLFLDGYAPLIIFSGGISHIGDLLEAKWKCTDAEIFGETAVKLGVPRDKILLEPEATNTGENILFTKKLLEEKGIHPGDFILVQKPHMQRRVYATFKKLWPEKDFVISSPSFSFKKFPNKDISKEDTIHLMVGDLERIKEYPKKGFAIEQEIPKDVWGAYEALIKAGYTKHLIKS
- a CDS encoding HD domain-containing protein, with protein sequence MEISAIYKKYKIIPFLQIHMYRVAGVALYICQNLKEKIPTGNVISACLLHDMGNILKFDFTIFPEVFEPEGISYWQKVKTEFSQKYGEDEHTATLAIAKEIGVSQKTYEYLLSIGFSKIAQTFASSDLGKYIPTYADMRVSPHGVVSIEERLAEGHKRYANSKRPFVGKEFFEENKARLYEMEKDIFSKTTIAPESITPEAIYPLLGDLKNFNIV
- a CDS encoding thioredoxin domain-containing protein, whose product is MHSSQKTTVIVIIAMVIIVAGLIGVSVYYSKQPGQHDAFAQCLTQKGATFYGAFWCPHCQATKALIGKSMKYVNYVECSTPDGNAQTQICIDKKIETYPTWEFADGTRQTGELTLQELSDKTSCPLN
- a CDS encoding disulfide bond formation protein B codes for the protein MTFSDFLTFVFSVLTIVGIALVIVLLIFLFAKKTRGTKMFAHLDRYAHHHVFGVVFLAVFGSLLYSNVIGFDPCTLCWIQRIFMYPMLVLLIIAFVRDETKLMRPYLLWLSGLGGAVAIYQYLLQFGIVPSVVCSATAVSCAKLYVLGFGFVTIPLMSLTVFALIFLALLLQKK